A region from the Clostridium beijerinckii genome encodes:
- a CDS encoding Crp/Fnr family transcriptional regulator: MNNNCGNCCNNCRGGLCASKVPIFENLNNEELLEIVKTINHKEYSKGDIIFTEGNVANTLYFINEGKIKLYKYTKDGKEQILHVLSEGDFFGELELIKISKYGFNSKAIVNSKICTLTKDEMKDIIMRKPEIGIKVLETVGERLAKVESLVQNLATNDVDSRMAYLLTDFIDKYGVSIENNISIELPLSREDMANFIGVTRETISRKLKKFEEEKLIKIVGTKKIIILDQEGLKDYI; the protein is encoded by the coding sequence ATGAATAATAATTGTGGCAATTGCTGTAATAATTGTAGAGGAGGACTTTGTGCAAGCAAAGTCCCAATATTTGAAAATTTAAATAATGAAGAATTGTTAGAGATTGTAAAAACTATTAATCATAAAGAATATAGTAAGGGCGATATTATTTTTACTGAAGGAAATGTTGCAAATACACTTTATTTTATAAATGAAGGAAAGATAAAATTATATAAGTACACTAAAGATGGTAAGGAACAAATATTGCATGTACTTTCAGAAGGAGACTTTTTTGGAGAATTAGAACTAATAAAGATTTCCAAGTATGGATTTAATTCTAAAGCAATAGTAAATTCTAAGATATGTACTCTCACTAAAGATGAAATGAAAGATATAATTATGAGAAAGCCAGAGATTGGAATAAAAGTATTAGAAACTGTAGGAGAAAGATTAGCAAAGGTAGAAAGTCTTGTACAGAATCTTGCAACTAATGATGTTGATTCAAGAATGGCTTATTTATTAACGGATTTTATAGACAAATATGGAGTATCTATAGAAAATAATATATCAATAGAATTACCACTATCAAGAGAAGATATGGCAAATTTTATTGGAGTAACACGGGAAACGATAAGTAGAAAATTAAAGAAGTTTGAAGAAGAGAAATTAATAAAAATAGTAGGAACAAAAAAGATTATAATTTTAGATCAAGAAGGCTTAAAAGATTATATATAA
- a CDS encoding hydroxylamine reductase, with protein sequence MSMFCYQCQETAGCTGCTKVGVCGKDEYVAKAQDLLIYATKGLAIVSNEGRKVNVIDAKVDKFVTENLFTTITNANFDRDSILDRVRETLKLREILKAKVVKAGGTVGEVKVTGGFFKKIFGMKTTEMIMPEAATWTADNTIDFEAKAEKVGVLATENEDIRSLRELITYGLKGLSAYMKHAMNLKYNNEEVHAFMAKALAATIDDTLTVDDYVGLALEAGKFGVDGMALLDKANTESYGHPEITTVDIGVRTNPGILISGHDLRDLEMLLAQTEGTGVDVYTHGEMLAGQYYPKFKKYSHFAGNYGNAWWKQKEEFEKFNGVILMTTNCIVIPKDSYKNRLFTTGATGMPGCAHIEAKADGTKDFSKLIEMAKKCKAPTEIEKGQIVGGFAHNQVLALADKVVDAVKTGAIKRFFVMAGCDGRAKSRNYYTDFAEKLPKDTVILTAGCAKYKYNKLNLGDIGGIPRVLDAGQCNDSYSLVVIALKLQEVFGLKSVNDLPISYNIAWYEQKAVIVLLSLLHLGVKNIHLGPTLPAFLSPNVAKVLIDNFGIGGITNVEDDMKMFMEA encoded by the coding sequence ATGTCGATGTTTTGTTATCAATGTCAAGAAACAGCAGGTTGTACTGGATGTACTAAAGTGGGAGTTTGCGGTAAAGATGAATATGTAGCAAAGGCTCAAGATTTATTAATATATGCAACTAAAGGACTAGCTATAGTAAGTAATGAAGGAAGAAAAGTTAATGTTATAGATGCTAAAGTTGATAAATTCGTAACAGAAAACTTATTTACAACAATTACAAATGCAAATTTTGATAGAGATTCTATTTTAGATAGAGTAAGAGAAACTTTAAAGCTTAGAGAAATTTTAAAAGCTAAAGTTGTTAAGGCTGGTGGTACTGTTGGAGAAGTAAAAGTAACTGGTGGTTTCTTCAAAAAAATATTTGGAATGAAAACTACAGAAATGATAATGCCAGAGGCTGCTACTTGGACTGCTGATAATACAATAGACTTTGAGGCAAAGGCTGAAAAAGTTGGAGTACTTGCAACTGAAAATGAAGATATAAGAAGTTTAAGAGAACTTATAACTTATGGATTAAAAGGTTTATCTGCATACATGAAACATGCTATGAACTTAAAATACAATAATGAAGAAGTTCACGCATTTATGGCAAAGGCATTAGCAGCTACAATTGATGATACTTTAACTGTTGATGACTATGTAGGACTTGCACTAGAAGCAGGAAAATTTGGTGTAGATGGTATGGCATTACTTGATAAAGCTAATACTGAAAGCTATGGACATCCAGAAATCACAACTGTAGATATTGGAGTTAGAACTAACCCAGGAATATTGATTTCAGGACATGATTTAAGAGATTTAGAAATGTTACTTGCGCAAACAGAAGGAACTGGAGTAGATGTTTATACTCATGGTGAAATGCTTGCTGGACAATATTATCCAAAATTCAAGAAATACAGTCACTTTGCAGGAAACTACGGTAATGCATGGTGGAAACAAAAAGAAGAATTCGAAAAGTTTAATGGAGTAATTCTTATGACTACTAACTGTATAGTTATTCCAAAGGATTCTTACAAAAATAGATTATTTACAACTGGTGCGACAGGAATGCCAGGATGTGCACATATAGAAGCTAAGGCTGATGGAACAAAAGATTTTTCTAAGCTTATAGAAATGGCTAAAAAATGTAAAGCACCTACTGAAATAGAAAAAGGACAAATAGTTGGTGGATTCGCTCATAACCAAGTTTTAGCACTTGCTGATAAAGTTGTAGATGCTGTTAAAACTGGAGCTATAAAGAGATTCTTTGTAATGGCTGGTTGTGACGGTAGAGCTAAATCAAGAAATTACTATACTGATTTTGCAGAAAAATTACCTAAAGATACAGTTATATTAACAGCAGGTTGTGCTAAATATAAATATAACAAATTAAACTTAGGTGACATTGGTGGAATTCCAAGAGTATTAGATGCAGGTCAATGTAATGATTCATATTCATTAGTTGTTATAGCACTAAAACTTCAAGAAGTATTTGGATTAAAGAGTGTAAATGACCTACCTATATCATACAACATAGCTTGGTATGAACAAAAAGCTGTAATAGTATTATTATCATTATTACACTTAGGTGTTAAAAACATTCACTTAGGACCAACACTTCCAGCATTCCTTTCACCAAATGTTGCTAAAGTATTAATAGATAACTTTGGAATTGGTGGAATCACTAATGTAGAAGATGACATGAAGATGTTTATGGAAGCTTAA